From the genome of Bacteroides sp. MSB163, one region includes:
- a CDS encoding helix-turn-helix domain-containing protein: MDRVIKLDNVDHYNSLYGLETLHPLVSVVDLTKATKSVNHIQMTYGLYALFLKGAKNCDIKYGRQHYDYQEGTIVCFAPGQTTGVEMLNDVVQQEVYGVLFHPDLIRGTSLGKTIKDYTFFSYSVSEALHLSDQEKETVMDCLKKISIELEHPIDKHSKALIAMNIELLLNYCMRFYDRQFITRSGVNKDSLTKFEQLLDEYFRSNLPVQDGLPSVKYFADKIYLSPNYFGDMIKKETGMTPQEHIQMKVIELAKEHIVETDETISEIAYTLGFQYPQHLSRLFKKRVGCTPNEYRLQNVQF, translated from the coding sequence ATGGATAGAGTTATAAAATTAGATAATGTAGATCACTATAACAGTCTCTACGGACTGGAAACCCTGCATCCTCTGGTGAGTGTGGTGGATCTTACCAAAGCAACCAAATCGGTCAATCATATCCAAATGACTTATGGTCTCTATGCACTCTTTCTGAAAGGAGCTAAGAACTGTGATATCAAGTATGGTCGCCAGCATTATGACTATCAGGAAGGAACCATCGTTTGCTTTGCTCCCGGTCAGACTACCGGAGTAGAGATGCTGAATGATGTAGTGCAGCAAGAAGTGTACGGTGTCCTCTTTCATCCTGACCTGATTCGCGGAACCTCCCTCGGAAAGACAATAAAGGATTATACTTTCTTCTCTTATTCAGTAAGCGAGGCTTTGCACCTGTCCGATCAGGAAAAAGAAACTGTGATGGATTGCCTGAAAAAAATCAGCATCGAGCTGGAGCATCCTATCGATAAGCATAGTAAAGCATTGATTGCTATGAATATCGAGCTTCTACTCAATTACTGTATGCGGTTCTATGATCGCCAGTTCATCACCCGGAGCGGCGTCAATAAAGACTCTCTTACCAAGTTTGAGCAACTTCTGGATGAATATTTCAGAAGCAATCTTCCTGTGCAGGATGGCTTGCCGTCCGTGAAATACTTTGCGGATAAAATCTATCTCTCGCCCAATTATTTCGGTGATATGATTAAGAAAGAAACAGGTATGACGCCTCAGGAACATATTCAGATGAAAGTGATCGAACTGGCTAAAGAACATATCGTTGAAACGGACGAGACAATCAGCGAGATTGCTTACACTTTGGGGTTTCAATATCCGCAACACCTCAGCCGCCTGTTCAAAAAACGTGTCGGCTGTACGCCCAATGAATATAGACTGCAAAATGTACAGTTTTGA
- a CDS encoding helix-turn-helix domain-containing protein: MKKDILNIETVHQCNCCLGNKTLHPLVSAIDLSKANVMQRTIKFDFYTILLLECECEDFIYGRKYYDYSNATMIFLTPGQSVNINEGKAFPRKGWLLAFHPDLLCSTSLGRNIKNYSFFSYHLNEALHLSLREKDKAIECFCNIEKELQHAIDCHSKTLISRYIELLLDYCSRFYDRQFITRNEVNKAILNKMDIALDDYIQSGQLKNGVLPSAKYCADILHLSPRYFSDLLKFETGKNLDEYFQLKRLEVAKEMLLGKGYTVSSVAEKLCYPSVQYFSNLFRKLVGVSPCEYRLSQN; encoded by the coding sequence TTGAAAAAGGATATATTGAACATAGAGACCGTACACCAGTGCAATTGCTGTTTGGGAAATAAGACCTTACATCCGTTGGTGAGCGCCATTGACTTATCTAAAGCCAATGTGATGCAGCGTACTATCAAGTTCGATTTCTACACCATCTTACTGTTGGAATGCGAATGTGAGGATTTTATTTACGGCCGTAAGTATTACGACTATTCCAACGCAACAATGATTTTCCTGACTCCGGGACAATCCGTCAATATCAACGAAGGAAAGGCATTTCCCCGAAAGGGCTGGTTGTTGGCTTTTCATCCCGACTTGCTTTGCAGCACTTCATTGGGGCGGAACATTAAGAATTACTCTTTCTTTTCTTATCATCTGAATGAAGCGTTGCACCTTTCCTTGCGCGAAAAGGACAAGGCCATCGAATGTTTCTGCAATATTGAGAAGGAATTGCAACATGCAATAGATTGTCATAGTAAGACCTTGATTTCAAGATATATAGAACTTCTGTTGGATTATTGTTCCCGTTTCTATGACCGTCAGTTTATCACTCGGAATGAAGTCAATAAGGCGATATTGAACAAGATGGATATTGCGTTGGATGACTATATCCAGTCCGGACAATTGAAAAACGGTGTATTACCCTCAGCTAAATACTGCGCAGATATACTCCATTTATCTCCCCGTTATTTCAGTGATTTATTGAAGTTTGAAACGGGGAAGAATCTGGATGAATACTTCCAGTTGAAAAGGCTGGAAGTTGCTAAGGAGATGCTATTAGGCAAAGGTTATACGGTAAGTTCGGTTGCTGAAAAATTGTGCTATCCAAGCGTACAATATTTCAGCAACCTGTTCAGAAAACTGGTAGGGGTATCTCCCTGCGAATATAGATTGTCACAAAACTAA
- a CDS encoding vWA domain-containing protein, with protein MEEEYLKRWRLILGGNEADGTGITLTPEEQRIDQSLEAVYDSDRRGGLGSSAPKVSRWLGDIREFFPQTVVQVIQRDAIKRLNITSLLTEKEMLETVVPDVHLVATLMSLSRVIPEKNKEMARQVVRKVVDELLRKLSAPTQQAVTGALNRSARRRNPRYNEIDWKTTITKNLKNYQPEYKTIIPEVRIGYGRKRKAMKDIILCLDQSGSMGTSVIYSGIFGSVLASIPAVNTRMVVFDTAVVDLTDDLQDPVDLLFGVQLGGGTDITRALTYCQGVITRPQDTVLVLVTDLYEGGDPREMRKKFVSLVNSGVQLIVLPALNDDGAPSYDKNHAEFLANIGVPTFACTPDKFPDLMAAALSKQDIGMWVSQNVKST; from the coding sequence ATGGAAGAAGAATATCTGAAAAGGTGGCGCCTGATACTGGGCGGAAACGAAGCCGACGGAACGGGTATCACACTGACACCGGAAGAGCAACGCATCGACCAGTCATTGGAAGCCGTATATGACAGCGACCGTCGCGGAGGACTCGGATCATCCGCCCCAAAAGTAAGCCGCTGGCTGGGAGATATCCGTGAGTTCTTTCCGCAGACTGTGGTACAGGTCATTCAGCGCGATGCCATCAAACGACTGAATATCACCTCACTGTTGACGGAAAAGGAAATGCTTGAAACGGTAGTGCCGGATGTGCATCTTGTGGCTACACTGATGTCACTCAGTCGGGTTATTCCTGAAAAGAATAAGGAAATGGCACGGCAGGTAGTCCGCAAAGTGGTGGACGAACTGCTACGCAAGCTCTCCGCTCCTACCCAACAGGCTGTGACGGGAGCGCTCAACCGTTCTGCACGGCGGAGAAATCCACGTTATAACGAGATAGACTGGAAGACCACCATCACCAAGAATTTGAAAAACTACCAACCGGAATACAAGACTATCATCCCGGAAGTCCGCATCGGTTACGGCAGAAAACGGAAAGCGATGAAAGATATCATTCTCTGTCTGGACCAGAGCGGTTCAATGGGGACATCCGTCATTTACTCCGGAATATTCGGATCTGTACTGGCTTCCATTCCGGCTGTGAACACGCGGATGGTGGTATTTGATACGGCTGTGGTAGACCTTACCGATGACTTGCAAGACCCGGTAGACTTACTCTTCGGTGTACAGTTGGGTGGCGGTACGGATATCACCCGCGCCCTGACCTATTGCCAGGGAGTAATCACCCGTCCGCAAGATACGGTGCTGGTACTGGTGACCGACTTGTACGAAGGGGGCGATCCGAGAGAGATGCGAAAGAAGTTTGTATCACTGGTGAATAGTGGCGTGCAACTTATCGTATTGCCCGCCCTGAATGATGACGGTGCTCCTTCTTATGACAAAAATCATGCAGAATTTCTGGCAAATATCGGTGTACCTACCTTTGCTTGTACGCCCGATAAGTTCCCCGACCTGATGGCGGCGGCACTCAGTAAGCAGGATATAGGAATGTGGGTATCCCAGAATGTCAAAAGCACTTAG